One stretch of Thermodesulfobacteriota bacterium DNA includes these proteins:
- a CDS encoding histone deacetylase — MTVRETGIFYHPSFSRRSYLTAGARLADFPAALDGILGSRTVRMYEPAPVSRDLLLKVHTADLIERVKGDPLCATAWHSAGSVVLAGEKIAESEIANAFAFIGAGGHHAGREYFGGYCCFNDVALCIANLREKFGFRRFAILDTDAHHGDGTRDLFSGDPDILHVCFCDRDYESPDGAKVDVAAPSFRDGLREGRSMNDVYFERVARQFPRRASDFRPDLLFWYFGFDTHEGDYGDIGLTGPCYWNIAVLMREIAEAVCRGRLEVVLGGGSLTRLATDLIPPIIERLSDPRPG, encoded by the coding sequence ATGACCGTGCGCGAAACCGGCATCTTCTACCATCCTTCCTTTTCCCGGCGCAGCTACCTGACGGCCGGGGCCCGGCTGGCCGACTTCCCCGCGGCGCTGGACGGTATCCTCGGAAGCCGCACCGTGCGGATGTACGAGCCGGCGCCCGTGTCGCGCGATCTCCTCCTGAAGGTCCATACGGCGGACCTGATCGAGCGGGTCAAGGGCGATCCCCTCTGCGCAACTGCGTGGCACTCGGCGGGAAGCGTCGTCCTGGCCGGGGAGAAGATCGCGGAAAGCGAGATCGCCAACGCCTTCGCGTTCATCGGCGCCGGGGGGCACCACGCGGGGCGCGAATACTTCGGGGGATACTGCTGCTTCAACGACGTCGCCCTCTGCATCGCCAACCTGCGGGAGAAGTTCGGCTTCCGCCGCTTCGCCATCCTGGACACCGACGCCCACCACGGCGACGGTACGCGCGATCTGTTCTCGGGCGATCCCGACATCCTCCACGTCTGCTTTTGCGACAGGGATTACGAATCGCCCGACGGCGCAAAGGTCGACGTGGCCGCTCCTTCCTTCCGGGACGGTTTGCGGGAGGGGCGGTCCATGAACGATGTCTATTTCGAGCGGGTGGCGCGGCAATTCCCGCGCCGAGCGAGCGATTTCCGGCCCGACCTGCTCTTCTGGTATTTCGGGTTCGATACGCACGAGGGCGACTACGGCGACATCGGCCTGACCGGGCCGTGCTATTGGAATATCGCCGTTTTGATGCGCGAGATTGCGGAGGCGGTCTGCAGGGGGAGGCTGGAAGTGGTCCTCGGCGGCGGTTCGCTGACCCGCCTGGCCACTGATCTGATCCCCCCGATCATCGAGCGGTTGTCGGACCCTCGCCCGGGGTGA
- a CDS encoding pirin family protein translates to MTTVRGIRKVWRARPTIEGAGVHLKRVFGNQEVPLLDPFLLLDDFRSDDPSKYLPGFPWHPHRGIETITYVLEGEVEHGDSMGNKGDISAGDVQWMTAGSGIVHQEMPKGDAQGRMGGFQLWANLPASRKMMDPRYRDVKSGEIPEVVLEGGAKVKIICGRANGAEGPVRDIVTDPEYLDVTVPKGANFHHAVKKGHTIFAYVFEGAGYFDPGRDPYSREEAGRNYFDMDRQCTCGPETLVLYGDGGAVSVTAGEGGVRFLLVAGKPIGEPVAWYGPIVMNTEEELRVAFDEYRKGIFIKSR, encoded by the coding sequence ATGACGACCGTGAGAGGAATCCGGAAGGTGTGGCGCGCCAGACCGACGATCGAAGGGGCCGGCGTCCACCTCAAGCGCGTCTTCGGCAACCAGGAGGTGCCACTGCTCGACCCGTTCCTGCTCCTCGACGACTTCCGCTCGGACGACCCGTCGAAGTATCTCCCCGGATTTCCCTGGCACCCGCACCGTGGGATCGAGACGATCACCTACGTTCTCGAGGGGGAAGTGGAGCACGGCGACAGCATGGGCAACAAGGGGGACATCTCCGCAGGCGACGTCCAGTGGATGACCGCCGGAAGCGGCATCGTCCACCAGGAGATGCCGAAGGGCGACGCGCAAGGGCGGATGGGAGGATTCCAGTTATGGGCCAATCTGCCCGCATCCCGCAAGATGATGGACCCGCGGTACCGGGACGTGAAGAGCGGGGAGATCCCCGAGGTCGTCCTTGAGGGCGGCGCGAAGGTGAAGATCATCTGCGGGCGGGCGAACGGGGCGGAAGGGCCGGTCCGGGACATCGTCACCGACCCGGAGTACCTCGATGTCACGGTCCCGAAAGGGGCGAATTTCCACCACGCCGTGAAAAAGGGGCACACGATCTTCGCGTACGTCTTCGAAGGGGCCGGTTACTTCGACCCGGGACGGGATCCATACTCCAGAGAGGAGGCGGGACGGAACTATTTCGACATGGATCGGCAGTGCACTTGCGGCCCGGAGACGCTCGTCCTTTACGGAGACGGCGGCGCGGTATCCGTGACCGCGGGGGAAGGGGGAGTCCGTTTCCTCCTGGTCGCGGGGAAGCCGATCGGCGAGCCGGTGGCGTGGTACGGCCCGATCGTGATGAACACCGAGGAGGAGCTCCGCGTCGCTTTCGACGAGTACAGGAAGGGGATCTTCATCAAGTCCCGGTAA
- a CDS encoding TetR/AcrR family transcriptional regulator, with the protein MKKGADTRMAILEAGLDLASRLGLEAVTIGELAKATGMSKSGLFAHFQSKENLQIELLKYAGEIFSRDCIVPALRVAAGEPRVRALVENWIRYSDNLSGGCIFVTASTDFKNRPGKVRDFLLAQQEWWHDCLRRVARSAVQAGDFREEIDCDQFAFEIYSLLLGFHLYHTLLDSAETQKRQAVALEQLLKSYRRILPPAEPKKRPSRPPARSLPKIP; encoded by the coding sequence ATGAAAAAAGGCGCGGACACGAGGATGGCCATCCTGGAGGCCGGACTCGACCTTGCAAGCCGGCTGGGGCTGGAGGCGGTCACCATCGGCGAATTGGCCAAGGCGACGGGCATGTCCAAGAGCGGGCTGTTCGCCCATTTCCAATCCAAGGAAAACCTTCAGATCGAGCTGCTGAAATACGCGGGAGAGATCTTTTCCAGGGATTGCATCGTCCCGGCCTTGCGCGTCGCCGCCGGGGAGCCGAGGGTGCGGGCTCTGGTCGAAAACTGGATCCGATACTCCGACAACCTGTCGGGCGGATGCATCTTCGTGACCGCGAGCACCGATTTCAAGAATCGCCCCGGAAAGGTGAGGGATTTCCTGCTGGCGCAGCAGGAGTGGTGGCACGACTGCCTGCGGCGCGTCGCGCGGTCCGCCGTGCAGGCGGGGGATTTCCGGGAGGAGATCGACTGCGACCAGTTCGCGTTCGAAATCTACTCGCTGCTGTTGGGATTCCACCTGTACCACACGCTGCTCGACAGCGCCGAGACGCAGAAGCGCCAGGCGGTCGCGCTCGAACAGCTACTCAAGTCGTACCGCAGGATTCTCCCGCCGGCAGAACCGAAAAAGCGCCCTTCGCGCCCACCGGCGCGCAGCCTCCCCAAGATTCCTTAA
- a CDS encoding beta-propeller fold lactonase family protein encodes MLVLAMLVFGASACSNNDPVPLPTAAPGVTLEITPGWTVPAPPSATVNQSYTASATAQDNSSYLWSVASGSATLIDEITPTVTFTPTAAGAIQLQCVVTAADNTSTTLTYTVNAAVGAVLNANPATITEGQGTILLATFTGTTGIINPGNIPVTSGVGITVSPTTTTTYSLSVDGTNAATMTVNVLAFVPRFVYVAGANRGISGFTLNTDNGALTPIAGSPFAAASFKVLSDPNGKFLFSTHIGQGVSVYSVDNVTGALALVAGSPFPTDNTNDTLNIAVDPMGRFVYATHVSGNVYAFRMDPATGVLTAVDGSPFAIGNVGRGDILVHPSGKYLYLAVAGNDTVDAFGIDQATGALTRLAGAPYATGVTSPYGVAVDPTGAYLFAKGEAGTSMLAGFSINIGTGALTAVAGSPFGPFIGTDSWHGLFFHPTKSVLYNSFYGSNVADVGASTLDLDTGLLTPMAGSPYSLFVSHGSDAITVDRSGRFAFAVNYNGDLIARMRVDADGLLTKLNGDPLGNQDVDTTPVVDMPVSVIVVGGLTASLPN; translated from the coding sequence ATGCTGGTACTGGCCATGCTCGTTTTTGGGGCGTCCGCCTGCAGCAACAACGATCCTGTTCCTCTGCCGACCGCCGCGCCCGGCGTCACCCTCGAAATCACCCCGGGCTGGACCGTCCCGGCGCCCCCGAGTGCGACGGTGAACCAGAGCTACACCGCCTCCGCGACCGCGCAGGACAACAGCAGCTATCTCTGGAGCGTCGCGTCGGGGAGCGCCACGCTCATCGACGAGATCACGCCTACGGTCACGTTCACCCCCACGGCCGCCGGCGCCATCCAGCTCCAGTGCGTGGTGACCGCGGCCGACAATACCTCCACGACCCTGACCTACACCGTCAATGCGGCCGTCGGAGCGGTCCTCAATGCGAATCCCGCCACCATCACCGAGGGGCAGGGGACGATCCTGCTGGCGACGTTCACCGGTACGACGGGCATCATCAATCCCGGCAACATCCCGGTCACCAGCGGCGTCGGGATCACCGTATCGCCCACGACCACGACCACCTACTCCTTGAGCGTGGACGGGACGAATGCGGCGACGATGACGGTCAACGTCCTCGCCTTCGTGCCGAGGTTCGTGTATGTGGCCGGCGCGAACAGGGGGATCTCGGGGTTCACGCTGAACACCGACAACGGCGCTCTGACGCCGATCGCGGGCTCCCCGTTCGCCGCGGCATCCTTCAAGGTGCTGAGCGATCCGAACGGGAAGTTCCTGTTCTCCACGCACATAGGACAGGGAGTCAGCGTTTATTCGGTGGATAATGTGACCGGCGCATTGGCCCTCGTTGCAGGCTCGCCGTTCCCGACCGACAACACCAACGACACGTTGAACATCGCGGTGGATCCGATGGGACGGTTCGTCTACGCCACCCACGTTTCGGGGAATGTATACGCCTTCCGCATGGATCCCGCCACGGGCGTCCTGACGGCGGTCGACGGCTCGCCCTTCGCGATCGGAAATGTCGGGCGCGGAGATATCCTGGTGCATCCGTCGGGCAAATACCTGTACTTGGCGGTGGCCGGGAATGACACGGTCGACGCGTTCGGCATCGACCAGGCCACGGGGGCCCTCACCCGGCTGGCGGGCGCGCCTTACGCTACGGGCGTGACCTCCCCTTACGGCGTGGCGGTCGATCCCACGGGAGCGTACCTCTTCGCAAAAGGCGAAGCGGGTACGAGCATGCTTGCCGGCTTCTCCATCAACATCGGGACGGGTGCCCTGACCGCGGTGGCGGGTTCCCCGTTCGGTCCCTTCATCGGGACCGACTCCTGGCACGGACTCTTTTTCCATCCGACCAAGAGCGTTCTCTACAACTCCTTCTATGGCAGCAACGTTGCCGATGTCGGGGCCAGCACGCTCGATCTCGACACGGGGTTATTGACGCCGATGGCCGGCTCGCCGTACAGCCTGTTCGTCAGCCACGGATCGGACGCCATCACGGTCGACCGGAGCGGCCGGTTCGCATTCGCGGTGAATTATAACGGCGACCTGATTGCGAGGATGAGGGTCGACGCCGACGGGCTCCTGACGAAGCTGAACGGCGACCCGCTCGGCAATCAGGACGTGGATACGACCCCGGTGGTGGACATGCCCGTTTCGGTGATCGTTGTCGGCGGGTTGACGGCAAGCCTCCCAAATTAG